In Aspergillus chevalieri M1 DNA, chromosome 7, nearly complete sequence, the sequence GGATACTGTTTTGATGTAGGTGTCTTGGTGTCCCGCCCAGAAAGCGACTTGTTATTGACGGATATTTGTAATTTAGGTCTCCAGTCGTGCATTTTTCCCTCTGTACCTTCATCTTTACGTCGtccaattcctcctcctACCCCTCCTCACCCGCAGCGGTAATTTCCTTGCTGCGTTCCTCGGAAATACGCTCTATCTATCGGCGTTTACTTACTACACCTACATTACTTTCCTGGGGTACAACGCCTTGCCCTTCCTGCATAACACGGAATTACTCCTCCTTCCGATCTTGGTCTTTGCGGTTCTGTGGCTGGTGAGTTTAATCGCCGGCTGGGGAGTGGTCCTGCAAGGTCACAGTGTGGAGGGTCTCTTTTGGGGAGTTTAATTATTTTTCTGTTGTTTGACTGTTCATACATATTCCATGATTCGGTAGGCGCCGGTGTACATGGGAATTGGCTATTTTGCTTTGCTTTTATTGGTCTGTCTCGACCACTTTGACATGGCATCAAGATTCATCATAGCGTTTTTATATAGACCTCATATCCAAATAATGTCATAGCATTCATGAAGCTCGCTCGAATCGGTAGAAGAACGATTGTCTTGAAACAATCCAGATTATTTTTTCTTGCCCCCGCCTTTCTTATTAGTATTTTTCTTGGCCAAAAGCGCCTCGCGCGCAGCCGCCTTCTCCTTGGCCAAtgcctccttctcttccttctcagccTGCTTCCGAGCCCGTTCTGCCTCTCTCTGCTCCCGGACAAGCGCCAGTCGTGCCAAATCCGACCGCGCTTCCTCCGTCTTCCCCTCCGCATGTAGCTTCATATACCGCTCCCTTTCCTGCTGCGCCTCAAGAGCCTCCCTCTCCCGACGCGACAGCTGCGACAGGTCTTTCTTGGGCTTGCTCTCTTCGTCCGTCTTCTCCAGCTGCTTGCGCGACGAGGCCGTGTGATTGGGGTTTGCGGGTAGCTCGCCGCCCTCACCCTTACCCTCGCTCTCGCTGCCATTCTTCCCCTTCACGTCATTCTCGTCTTCGGAGTCTGAGGGTGGGAGGTCGCCCGGTTGAAGGGCCATTTGCTTGCGCTTTGTGATGGCAGCTTGCTTTTTGGCTTTTGCGGCGGCGCGGCGCTCTTCACGGGTCATGTTGGCGGCGGCTGAGGTGCTGGGGCCGGCTTTgtcttc encodes:
- a CDS encoding PDGFA associated 1 family protein (COG:S;~EggNog:ENOG410PPX8;~InterPro:IPR019380,IPR039876;~PFAM:PF10252); the encoded protein is MTTQDRSFAQGRTDRNADELNHETGGKHFSRDAQPTDKDGNPVSLWRETQDEIPSSDEEEQEESGSGSGSDEESSEEEGEDKAGPSTSAAANMTREERRAAAKAKKQAAITKRKQMALQPGDLPPSDSEDENDVKGKNGSESEGKGEGGELPANPNHTASSRKQLEKTDEESKPKKDLSQLSRREREALEAQQERERYMKLHAEGKTEEARSDLARLALVREQREAERARKQAEKEEKEALAKEKAAAREALLAKKNTNKKGGGKKK